In 'Nostoc azollae' 0708, the following are encoded in one genomic region:
- a CDS encoding bifunctional alanine racemase/tRNA (adenosine(37)-N6)-threonylcarbamoyltransferase complex ATPase subunit type 1 TsaE codes for MTKLFLPNTQATQQLGITLGKNLTAGSVILLEGDLGAGKTTLVQGIGKGLGINESIVSPTFTLINEYIEGRIPLYHLDLYRLKPQEVTGLNLESYWEGIEVTPGIVAIEWAERMPYLPDSYFRVCLKSGEDGDRQLEITAVNCQMIDNLISS; via the coding sequence ATGACTAAACTTTTCCTTCCTAATACACAAGCAACACAGCAGTTAGGTATCACCTTGGGGAAAAATTTGACTGCTGGAAGTGTCATATTACTAGAAGGTGATTTAGGTGCTGGCAAAACTACCTTAGTGCAGGGTATTGGTAAAGGTTTGGGGATAAATGAATCTATTGTCAGTCCTACTTTTACCTTGATTAATGAATACATAGAAGGACGCATTCCCCTTTATCACCTGGATTTGTATCGCCTAAAACCCCAAGAAGTAACAGGATTGAATTTAGAAAGTTACTGGGAAGGGATAGAAGTAACACCGGGAATTGTCGCTATTGAGTGGGCAGAAAGAATGCCATATCTACCAGATAGTTATTTCAGGGTATGCTTAAAATCGGGTGAAGACGGCGATCGTCAACTAGAAATCACTGCTGTGAATTGTCAAATGATAGATAATCTCATATCCAGTTAA